One part of the Deltaproteobacteria bacterium genome encodes these proteins:
- the rplC gene encoding 50S ribosomal protein L3 codes for MLGGILGKKLGMTQLFNAAGTALPVTVIEAGPCFVVQKKTSKREGYEALQLGFERRRLEKQTKPLQGHFAKHGIKSAFRFLREFRLDSTEDIEVGQELDVSQFAIGDKVTITGISKGKGFAGVIKRWGFKRGPETHGSMSHRAPGSIGASAYPSRVIKGKKLPGHLGNARVTVKNLEVVDVRPESNLLIVRGAVPGARNGLLVIKKV; via the coding sequence ATTTTAGGCGGTATATTGGGGAAAAAACTGGGCATGACCCAGCTGTTTAATGCGGCGGGAACAGCCTTGCCGGTAACTGTTATTGAGGCCGGACCCTGTTTTGTGGTTCAGAAAAAGACCTCCAAGCGGGAGGGCTATGAGGCGCTGCAATTGGGGTTTGAACGGCGTCGCCTGGAAAAACAGACCAAACCTTTACAGGGGCACTTTGCAAAACACGGTATTAAAAGCGCTTTCCGATTCTTGCGGGAATTTCGCCTGGACTCCACCGAAGACATCGAAGTCGGTCAGGAACTGGACGTCAGCCAGTTTGCCATTGGTGACAAGGTAACCATCACCGGCATCAGTAAAGGCAAGGGCTTCGCCGGGGTCATCAAGCGCTGGGGATTCAAGCGGGGACCTGAGACCCATGGCTCCATGTCGCACCGGGCCCCAGGCTCAATCGGCGCCAGTGCCTACCCCTCCCGGGTCATCAAGGGCAAAAAATTGCCCGGCCACCTGGGCAATGCCCGGGTAACGGTCAAAAACCTGGAAGTGGTCGATGTCCGTCCGGAAAGTAATCTGTTGATTGTCAGAGGAGCGGTGCCGGGAGCCCGTAATGGCCTGTTGGTGATCAAAAAAGTTTAG